Genomic segment of Dongia rigui:
CGGCACCAAGCTGATGTCGAACTGGTAACCGGCTGTTAATTCATATATTTCAGCAACTTGAGGACACCAGACGATGGTTGACAGGTCCCGCCCTGGTCACTATGTTGCGCCACCATTTCAAGACTCGTTGTTTTCTCAAGGAACCGGACCATGAAGGTTGTTAATTCGCTGAAGTCGGCCAAGGCGCGGCACAAGGATTGCCGTATCGTGCGCCGCAAGGGCCGGGTCTACGTGATCAACAAGACCAATCCGCGCTTCAAGGCGCGCCAGGGTTGAGCATCCTCACCCTGGGATTGGGCTGCGCAGGCTGAAGAATTTCGGTCCAGCGCGTTGATCGAGCTGGATCCGACTGACTGAATGAAGAAACCGCGCGTGGGACTTTCCCCGCGCGGTTTCTTTTTGCGCTATAGAATCGTCCCATGCTGATGCCGCCGCCCGATACAGCAGCCCTGGCCGCTGCCCCGGATTTCGTTGCCGCTTTGCGCGCGGCCCTCGGCGCCGAGAATGTCATTTCTGACACCCGCGCCATGCGGCCATATGAGAGCGATGGCCTGACCGCCTATCGCCAGGTTCCCTTGGCGGTTGCCCTGCCACGATCGACGGCGGAGGTGTCGGCCGCCCTCAAGATCGCGCATCGCTTCAATATCAAGGTAGTGCCGCGCGGCGCGGGGACCTCGCTCTCGGGTGGTGCGCTGCCATTGGCTGATGGGTTATTGCTCGGCCTCGGCAAGCTCAACAAAATTCTCGACATCGATCTCGCCAACCGCTGCGCCGTGGTGCAGCCAGGTGTCGCCAATCTGGCGATCTCTCACGCGGTGGCGGGCGACGGCTTCTATTACGCGCCTGATCCCTCCAGCCAGATCGCCTGTTCGATCGGCGGCAATGTCGCCGAAAATTCGGGCGGTGTGCATTGCCTGAAATACGGTCTCACCACCAACAACCTCCTCGGCCTTGAGGTGGTGCTGATGGATGGCGAGATCATCAGACTCGGCGGCAAGCATCTCGATGCCGGCCTTTACGATCTCATGGGGCTCTTCACCGGCTCAGAAGGTCTTCTGGGCGTCGTCACGGAAGTCACCGTGAAGCTGTTGAAGAAACCAGAAGAGGCGCGTGCGCTCCTTGCCGGTTTCGCCTCGACCGAAAGTGCCGGCGCGGCGGTCGCTGCCATCATCGGTGCCGGCGTCATTCCCGCTGGCATGGAGATGATGGACAAGCCCGCCATTCATGCCGCCGAAGATTTCGTCCATGCCGGCTACCCGCTCGATGCCGACGCCTTGCTCATCGTCGAACTCGATGGGCCGGAGGTCGAAGTCGACGATCTCATCGCGCGCGTGAGCAGCATCGCGACGGCGCATGGCGCCACCGGTTTACGCGTCAGTCAAAGCGAAGCGGAACGCCTGCTCATCTGGGCCGGGCGCAAGGCGGCGTTCCCAGCGGTCGGGCGCATCTCGCCC
This window contains:
- the ykgO gene encoding type B 50S ribosomal protein L36, with translation MKVVNSLKSAKARHKDCRIVRRKGRVYVINKTNPRFKARQG
- a CDS encoding FAD-linked oxidase C-terminal domain-containing protein, producing MLMPPPDTAALAAAPDFVAALRAALGAENVISDTRAMRPYESDGLTAYRQVPLAVALPRSTAEVSAALKIAHRFNIKVVPRGAGTSLSGGALPLADGLLLGLGKLNKILDIDLANRCAVVQPGVANLAISHAVAGDGFYYAPDPSSQIACSIGGNVAENSGGVHCLKYGLTTNNLLGLEVVLMDGEIIRLGGKHLDAGLYDLMGLFTGSEGLLGVVTEVTVKLLKKPEEARALLAGFASTESAGAAVAAIIGAGVIPAGMEMMDKPAIHAAEDFVHAGYPLDADALLIVELDGPEVEVDDLIARVSSIATAHGATGLRVSQSEAERLLIWAGRKAAFPAVGRISPDYYCMDGTIPRSRLPQVLQRMNELSVEHGLRVANVFHAGDGNLHPLILYDANKPGELEAAEAFGADILKLCVDVGGVLTGEHGVGVEKRDLMPTMFNEADLDQQLRVKCAFDAGNLLNPGKVFPTLHRCAELGAMHVKGGKLPHPDLPRF